The sequence GCAGGTTTAATTAAAATGCCCCCCCTTAAAAAAGGACACTCTCTCCTTCTCAGAAGAGACAGCTTCAGATATTCGTAACATATCAGCAGGTTTAATTAAAATGCCCCTAATCAAGAGAGATTAACCTAAATAGCTGGGATTCACTGAAGATGTCCACTTCTTCCTGCCCGAAATGCCCCTAATGTTACTGAAAAAACTGTTGGAATGAAAACTGCCATGAGAATTATCATTCCAGATCTGTAATTCTAGCATGTAAACATTTCAACTATCTTCTACCTTTCTCAATTCTGAAACTATCCAAATGCAAATCACTAACAATTTAAGAATGGGCCGCTTTGGTCAGTTGATCTCAGCCATTCCAATCATCAGAACAAGAATCTAATTAGAGACCATCGTCGTGAAAGAAGATCATACCAATATAGAAAATTCACAATATCTGATCCAACCAAACTACTACTACACCATGCAATTCCAAAATCAAAATATCAATGGATAACAAGAAAACAAACCGGACGGCACCGTCATCGTCGCCATCTGATCTCCCCCGATCAACTGGTCTTTGGATCCGGCATCGGGAACAGCCCTGCCCCAGCAGCCCCCCTTGGCGGTGTGAACCCTAGAAACTTCTGCAGGTTCGTCCGTATGCTGATCGAGCAGAGGAAATACAGGAACGCCATCGAGCAGTCGGTGGGATCGTCTCCAGCCAGCCCACGGTGGCTCATTTTCTGGATGATAGCAGCAGGCCGGAACGGCAATTTTGCGACGACCTTCCCCTCAAAGAGGGAATTGAGGAAGCCGAAGACGGCGAAGAGGACAAGAGCAACGACAGCGCCGGATTTGAACTTGGAGAGGGAGAGATCGCGGGTGGATTCCTTGAGGGCGGTCTCGATGCGGTCGATCTTCTTCGATTTGCCGTGGGCCTTCTTGCTAGGGTTTGATGGTGGGGTTTTGATGAGATCGAGCTTCTTGGAGGACTTGAGGATGGATGAACGGAGGGATTTGTAGGATGTGGTGCGGTAGATGAGGATGTAGGAGATTGCCTCAGTGATGATGGCCGTAAGGATGGAGATGGTAAGGATCGTGAGGCTGTCCGAgtatttggacggtatggatgggatGATGGAGGAGAAGATGGCCGATGGCGATGATGGCGTCGccatggacggtgcggatgatgAATGGaggagaaggtgaggagaagGTGCTTCTTCTCCCTTCTTCTTACTTGTGTTGTAAACTCCGACTGCTTTGAAGGGATGGGACGCGGATCGCGTCCTACCCCACCCgtacggtaatccgtccgggcaaggctctgtggggcccactgtgatgtaagtgtcttatccacgctgttcatcgcttttctcagatcaatTTAAggtatgatttaaaaaatgaagtaggtccacagctcaagtggaccacaccaaaagaagatGTGGTGATAattacacccaccgttgaaacctttctaagggccgccgtgatgtttttttaccatccaacctattcataacgt is a genomic window of Magnolia sinica isolate HGM2019 chromosome 15, MsV1, whole genome shotgun sequence containing:
- the LOC131227161 gene encoding uncharacterized protein LOC131227161, which codes for MATPSSPSAIFSSIIPSIPSKYSDSLTILTISILTAIITEAISYILIYRTTSYKSLRSSILKSSKKLDLIKTPPSNPSKKAHGKSKKIDRIETALKESTRDLSLSKFKSGAVVALVLFAVFGFLNSLFEGKVVAKLPFRPAAIIQKMSHRGLAGDDPTDCSMAFLYFLCSISIRTNLQKFLGFTPPRGAAGAGLFPMPDPKTS